A genome region from Bufo gargarizans isolate SCDJY-AF-19 chromosome 2, ASM1485885v1, whole genome shotgun sequence includes the following:
- the LOC122926311 gene encoding uncharacterized protein LOC122926311: MAQRVVAVIYIVLILGKEFQAEPIAVPGPSSGIMLQDTTGFILTNKRTLSQKIYVSLDPRVFVERQFNISEISSPEIKSWYQMHIGYSQERVTQILEQTRKTMTREQFSTSRRPKRFISAITAAIIFAVMGTVIATGVSAVNSISIKTLELEIGSLKRNLMSIHAEMENQKKTFIGLIFRCRGYRRHRRLTLKVIDSFNKSS, encoded by the coding sequence ATGGCACAGAGGGTTGTTGCCGTTATCTACAtcgtcctgatcttggggaaggagttccagGCCGAGCCGATTGCTGTACCAGGCCCTTCATCTGGGATCATGCTACAGGATACCACGGGATTCATCTTGACGAATAAGAGGACTCTATCCCAAAAGATCTACGTCAGTTTGGACCCACGTGTCTTCGTCGAGAGACAGTTCAACATTTCTGAGATTTCGTCTCCGGAGATAAAGAGTTGGTATCAAATGCACATCGGCTATTCCCAAGAAAGGGTTACACAGATCCTGGAACAGACAAGGAAAACCATGACCAGAGAACAGTTTTCAACAAGTCGACGACCAAAGCGGTTCATTTCTGCAATTACAGCCGCCATAATCTTTGCCGTAATGGGCACTGTCATTGCCACCGGTGTATCAGCTGTTAATTCCATCTCTAttaagacattggaacttgagaTCGGTTCACTGAAAAGGAACCTAATGAGTATTCATGCAGAGATGGAGAACCAGAAAAAAACGTTTATCGGACTTATATTCCGTTGTAGAGGATACCGTCGTCACCGCCGACTTACACTCAAAGTTATTGACTCATTCAATAAATCTTCATGA